In a genomic window of Saccharothrix sp. HUAS TT1:
- a CDS encoding ABC transporter ATP-binding protein encodes MTTSTSARVEPVTAGSTPVLAARTRGLRKVYGSTVAVDRVDLEVPRGAVLGMLGPNGSGKTTTIRMLLGLVRPTEGEVELLGKALPDGAAEALPHVGALVEGPGFHPFLSGRENLRRAAAFEPLLATADIPRAVEDALERVGLTAAAHRRYRGYSLGMKQRLGIASALLVRRELIVLDEPTNGLDPAGTREVRRVIADLHEAGSTVVVSSHLLSEIEATCTHVAVLHRGTVVAQGELAELLHADSSSLLIVTPDVDDALNALRAGRISARPFEGGVRVELIGTTAPAVVEALVTAGVPVHEARRHRTGLEELFARLTEAEESEHNLSAVDTIEEGSR; translated from the coding sequence GTGACCACCTCGACCAGCGCGCGGGTGGAGCCGGTGACCGCCGGCTCCACCCCGGTCCTCGCGGCCCGGACGCGGGGGCTGCGCAAGGTGTACGGGAGCACCGTCGCGGTGGACCGGGTGGACCTGGAGGTGCCGCGAGGTGCGGTGCTCGGGATGCTCGGCCCGAACGGGTCGGGCAAGACCACCACGATCCGCATGCTGCTCGGGCTGGTGCGGCCGACCGAGGGGGAGGTCGAGCTGCTGGGCAAGGCCCTGCCCGACGGCGCCGCGGAGGCGTTGCCGCACGTCGGCGCGCTGGTCGAGGGTCCGGGGTTCCACCCGTTCCTGTCCGGTCGGGAGAACCTGCGGCGGGCGGCGGCGTTCGAGCCGCTGCTCGCCACCGCCGACATCCCGCGGGCCGTGGAGGACGCGCTGGAGCGGGTCGGCCTCACCGCCGCCGCGCACCGGCGCTACCGGGGGTACTCGCTGGGCATGAAGCAGCGGCTGGGGATCGCCTCGGCGCTGCTGGTCCGGCGCGAGCTGATCGTGCTGGACGAGCCGACCAACGGCCTGGACCCGGCGGGCACCCGCGAGGTGCGCAGGGTGATCGCGGACCTGCACGAGGCGGGCAGCACGGTCGTCGTGTCGTCGCACCTGCTCAGCGAGATCGAGGCGACGTGCACGCACGTGGCCGTGCTGCACCGGGGGACCGTCGTGGCGCAGGGGGAGCTGGCCGAGCTGCTGCACGCCGACAGCAGCTCGCTGCTGATCGTCACGCCGGACGTGGACGACGCGCTGAACGCGCTGCGCGCGGGCCGGATCTCGGCGCGGCCGTTCGAGGGGGGCGTGCGGGTCGAGCTGATCGGCACGACCGCGCCCGCCGTGGTGGAGGCGCTGGTGACCGCGGGCGTCCCGGTGCACGAGGCGCGCCGGCACCGCACCGGCCTGGAGGAGCTGTTCGCCCGGCTCACCGAGGCCGAGGAGTCCGAGCACAACCTGTCCGCGGTGGACACGATCGAGGAGGGGTCCCGATGA
- a CDS encoding sensor histidine kinase — translation MNPRRWWLRRWWLRRTLRFRITVVATGVALLCLLAFTLLAPQLIGMVQVKAVDRELAKAENARVLDTAGNPLDGGPRPDLTAADVRRLKAGEPVLRIDGPSAHRWTGRVVFAADGTPELHVAGDTLVGYREANRLGTRWLAVAAVLVAGLVGIATWLAVRSSLRPVERMRVAAAELPRGQRLPVPAARDELQALAEALNALLARRDEATERLRRFTGDAAHELRSPVTSVRAQAEVAVAHPDPDFSIEVLESVVEESERLSALVDALLILARADTGELPRAEPVDLVLQAQAAVDRLGETELLVRLAAPMSACLISAAGTEVELVLDNLLRNAARYARTFIRISVLPAAREVRLLVDDDGRGIPEEHREKVFDRFYRVDSDRGRATGGFGLGLALVAHLVRRRRGTIRAGESPEGGARLEVRWPLYR, via the coding sequence GTGAACCCGCGGCGGTGGTGGCTGCGGCGGTGGTGGCTGCGCCGCACCCTGCGGTTCCGGATCACCGTCGTCGCGACCGGCGTCGCCCTGCTGTGCCTGCTCGCGTTCACCCTGCTGGCGCCCCAGCTGATCGGGATGGTGCAGGTCAAGGCGGTGGACCGGGAGCTGGCCAAGGCGGAGAACGCGCGGGTGCTCGACACCGCGGGCAACCCGCTGGACGGCGGTCCGCGGCCCGACCTGACCGCCGCCGACGTGCGCCGGCTCAAGGCGGGCGAACCCGTGCTGCGGATCGACGGGCCGAGCGCGCACCGGTGGACCGGGCGGGTGGTGTTCGCCGCCGACGGCACCCCCGAGCTGCACGTCGCCGGCGACACGCTGGTCGGCTACCGCGAGGCGAACCGGCTGGGCACGCGGTGGCTCGCGGTGGCCGCGGTGCTGGTCGCCGGGCTGGTCGGGATCGCCACGTGGCTGGCCGTGCGGTCGTCGTTGCGGCCGGTGGAGCGGATGCGGGTGGCGGCGGCCGAGCTGCCGCGCGGTCAGCGGCTGCCGGTGCCGGCCGCACGGGACGAGCTGCAAGCGCTTGCGGAGGCGTTGAACGCCCTGCTCGCCCGGCGCGACGAGGCCACCGAGCGGCTGCGCCGGTTCACCGGCGACGCGGCGCACGAGCTGCGCTCGCCGGTGACGTCCGTGCGGGCGCAGGCCGAGGTGGCGGTGGCGCACCCCGACCCGGACTTCTCCATCGAGGTGCTGGAATCGGTGGTGGAGGAGTCCGAGCGGCTGTCCGCGCTGGTCGACGCGCTGCTGATCCTGGCCCGCGCGGACACCGGCGAGCTGCCGCGCGCCGAACCGGTCGACCTGGTGCTCCAGGCGCAGGCCGCGGTGGACCGGCTCGGCGAGACGGAGCTGCTGGTGCGGCTGGCCGCGCCGATGAGCGCGTGCCTGATCTCCGCCGCCGGGACCGAGGTGGAGCTGGTGCTGGACAACCTGCTGCGCAACGCGGCCAGGTACGCGCGCACGTTCATCCGGATCTCGGTGCTGCCCGCCGCGCGCGAGGTGCGGCTGCTGGTGGACGACGACGGGCGCGGCATCCCCGAGGAGCACCGGGAGAAGGTGTTCGACCGGTTCTACCGGGTCGACTCCGACCGCGGCCGGGCGACCGGCGGGTTCGGGCTCGGGTTGGCGCTGGTCGCGCACCTCGTGCGGCGGCGTCGCGGCACGATCCGCGCGGGCGAGTCGCCGGAGGGCGGCGCCCGGCTGGAGGTGCGCTGGCCGCTCTACCGGTGA
- a CDS encoding GNAT family N-acetyltransferase produces the protein MHLETGRLALRGFVESDVDSLAWLLGEPRVMRFIEDGKPVSRADVERVVLPKVLGGGWWAAHEKASGAFIGWFELSAAGAGAAELGYRLHPDFWGRGYATEGASALVEHARATGVERVVGYAMVVNTGSRRVLEKVGLEHVRTFHEEWPEHVEGAEHGDVEYALQLRP, from the coding sequence GTGCACCTGGAGACCGGCCGGTTGGCGTTGCGGGGGTTCGTGGAGTCCGATGTGGACTCGTTGGCGTGGTTGCTCGGCGAGCCGCGGGTGATGCGGTTCATCGAGGACGGCAAACCGGTGTCGCGGGCCGACGTGGAGCGGGTCGTGCTGCCGAAGGTGCTCGGCGGCGGCTGGTGGGCGGCGCACGAGAAGGCGTCCGGCGCGTTCATCGGCTGGTTCGAGCTGAGCGCGGCGGGCGCGGGTGCGGCCGAGTTGGGCTATCGGCTGCACCCCGACTTCTGGGGTCGCGGTTACGCCACCGAGGGCGCGTCGGCGTTGGTGGAGCACGCGCGGGCGACCGGGGTGGAGCGGGTCGTGGGGTACGCGATGGTGGTGAACACCGGGTCGCGGCGGGTGCTGGAGAAGGTGGGGCTGGAGCACGTGCGGACGTTCCACGAGGAGTGGCCGGAGCACGTCGAGGGCGCCGAACACGGCGACGTGGAATACGCTCTCCAGCTCCGCCCCTGA
- a CDS encoding ABC transporter permease, which translates to MSALVATRAPLGRQLRSELRWILRRPRTVIGLASLCLVPVLAGIGLWFAVDGDGPAGPGLAAIVAGNGLVLPVFTLFLALPLLMPLVGAIWAADGLAGEAQHGTLRGLMISPIGRVRLLGVKAFGVATMSLFAVVLIAVVGAITGVVLFGGGGMLTLSGSTLSLGGALGRILLAVLLVTVQVWGVAAIALAISACTEHPLVVMAATMAGVIVFQVLGVFSALDWLHPYLITSAWSGLIDVMRDPLPTEQLWRSTALAACYIVIGLSLAAMRLATKDS; encoded by the coding sequence ATGAGCGCGCTGGTCGCCACGCGCGCTCCGCTGGGCAGGCAACTGCGCTCGGAGCTGCGCTGGATCCTGCGCCGGCCGCGGACGGTGATCGGACTGGCGTCGCTGTGCCTGGTGCCGGTCCTGGCCGGGATCGGGCTGTGGTTCGCGGTCGACGGCGACGGCCCCGCCGGACCCGGCCTGGCCGCGATCGTCGCGGGCAACGGCCTGGTGCTGCCGGTGTTCACCCTATTCCTGGCCCTGCCGCTGCTGATGCCGCTGGTCGGCGCCATCTGGGCGGCCGACGGGCTGGCGGGCGAGGCGCAGCACGGCACGCTGCGCGGGTTGATGATCTCGCCGATCGGGCGGGTCCGACTGCTGGGCGTGAAGGCGTTCGGCGTGGCCACGATGTCGCTGTTCGCGGTCGTGCTGATCGCGGTCGTCGGCGCGATCACCGGTGTGGTGCTGTTCGGCGGCGGCGGGATGCTCACGCTGTCCGGCAGCACGCTGTCGCTCGGCGGCGCGCTGGGCCGCATCCTGCTGGCGGTCCTGCTGGTCACCGTGCAGGTGTGGGGCGTGGCGGCGATCGCGCTGGCGATCTCGGCGTGCACCGAGCACCCGCTGGTGGTGATGGCCGCGACGATGGCCGGTGTGATCGTGTTCCAGGTGCTCGGCGTGTTCAGCGCGCTGGACTGGCTGCACCCGTACCTCATCACGTCGGCGTGGAGCGGCCTGATCGACGTCATGCGCGACCCGCTGCCGACCGAGCAGCTGTGGCGCAGCACGGCGCTGGCCGCGTGCTACATCGTCATCGGGCTGTCGCTGGCCGCAATGCGGTTGGCGACGAAGGACAGCTAG
- the trpS gene encoding tryptophan--tRNA ligase: MIRLSAITPSGHVQLGNYLGAMRRWAAEGTEEDVYFISDLHAMTTSHNPARLRSLTREQLAVLVATGVDPRSVAVQSDLVRELGALTWVLECTCTYGEAARMIQFKEKSGGRASVRLSLLTYPVLMAADILLQGAQEVPVGDDQRQHVELARVLARRFNGTYGEVFAVPEAVVPPTAARVRDLADPSRKMAKSAADAAGTVFVLDPPDLVRRKVRRAVTDDRGEVRYAPDEQPGVANLLEILAACTGKAAEELAGTVRDYSSLKELTAEAVVEELRPVRERTRQLLDDPAELDRARARGATRSRERCTHRLDAALRLSGLT; this comes from the coding sequence ATGATCAGGCTTTCCGCCATCACCCCGTCCGGCCACGTCCAGCTGGGCAACTACCTCGGCGCGATGCGGCGGTGGGCGGCCGAGGGGACCGAAGAGGACGTCTACTTCATCAGCGACCTGCACGCGATGACGACGTCGCACAACCCTGCGCGGTTGCGGTCGTTGACGCGGGAGCAGCTGGCGGTGCTCGTCGCCACCGGCGTCGACCCGCGCTCGGTGGCCGTGCAGTCCGACCTGGTCCGCGAGCTGGGGGCGTTGACGTGGGTGCTGGAGTGCACCTGCACGTACGGCGAGGCGGCCCGGATGATCCAGTTCAAGGAGAAGTCGGGCGGTCGGGCGTCGGTCCGGTTGAGCCTGCTCACCTACCCGGTGCTGATGGCGGCCGACATCCTGCTGCAGGGCGCGCAGGAGGTGCCGGTCGGCGACGACCAGCGGCAGCACGTGGAGCTGGCGCGGGTGCTGGCGCGGCGGTTCAACGGCACGTACGGCGAGGTGTTCGCGGTGCCGGAGGCCGTGGTGCCGCCGACCGCGGCGCGGGTGCGCGACCTGGCCGACCCGTCGCGGAAGATGGCCAAGTCGGCGGCGGACGCGGCGGGCACGGTGTTCGTGCTCGACCCGCCCGACCTCGTGCGGCGGAAGGTGCGGCGCGCGGTGACCGACGACCGGGGTGAGGTGCGCTACGCGCCGGACGAGCAGCCCGGCGTGGCGAACCTGCTGGAGATCCTGGCGGCGTGCACGGGCAAGGCCGCCGAGGAGCTGGCCGGCACCGTGCGCGACTACTCCTCGCTGAAGGAGCTGACCGCCGAGGCGGTCGTCGAGGAGCTGCGCCCGGTCCGCGAGCGCACCCGGCAGCTGCTGGACGACCCCGCCGAGCTGGACCGCGCCCGCGCCCGCGGCGCCACCCGCTCCCGCGAGCGCTGCACCCACCGCCTCGACGCCGCCCTCCGCCTCTCCGGCCTGACCTGA
- a CDS encoding DUF6345 domain-containing protein codes for MSTRRRGATLLALSGMLGAAALTGATAATATAAGELPIYAVRSEGLTLDQATALQRAFGLKTVERTREGVVTFTDEARHLHVPGIDRGAGAPDESGRATRQTQLDLNAIRALRGVPLADATKRVTEALRGVGLLPANATASASHTVVEIHDANGNPVISGQLDTTVSFAFQLDGIPLEGPGSKVRVSLDGTGAVTQLTYATRTLAAVGTKPVVDLQEGYRKCAEVLGANSLGSVEYTYANNMLGTGTTHLEPYFRCQGADTAESSPVIYLPALVGSTAPPLDPSVPPRSATRSDVGAQWTTRIDVGSSGTGTCQGLPNVPADVNGFNSRFTSAGIPVQHSWTGGNTWEQDFKDPAFPGGQDHLYADDVDLNYHRGLGGAFGLSFAGCSAVNDSTLRNTEARWGNRDAEWMSLHTPNLLQPTASGQAWWQRWGQAFRGLHQINSFETSVVQCGAFGTRYANYLLTNKLKVRVAWSRAAIDTQPSWVRWATMGPIGNSWIANFDDHFWGMGPVGPDTLPTVGYWKISGAS; via the coding sequence ATGTCCACGAGACGACGGGGAGCGACGCTGCTCGCCCTGTCCGGGATGCTGGGCGCCGCCGCGCTCACCGGCGCCACCGCCGCGACCGCGACCGCGGCCGGCGAACTGCCCATCTACGCCGTCCGCTCCGAGGGCCTGACCCTGGACCAGGCGACGGCCCTGCAGCGGGCGTTCGGGTTGAAGACCGTCGAACGCACGCGCGAGGGCGTCGTCACGTTCACCGACGAGGCCCGTCACCTGCACGTGCCCGGCATCGACCGCGGCGCGGGCGCGCCCGACGAGAGCGGTCGGGCGACCCGGCAGACCCAGCTCGACCTCAACGCGATCCGAGCGCTGCGGGGCGTGCCCCTGGCCGACGCGACCAAGCGCGTCACGGAAGCCCTGCGCGGCGTCGGGCTGCTGCCCGCCAACGCCACGGCGAGCGCGTCGCACACGGTGGTCGAGATCCACGACGCCAACGGCAACCCGGTGATCAGCGGCCAGCTGGACACCACGGTGTCGTTCGCGTTCCAGCTCGACGGCATCCCGCTGGAGGGGCCGGGTTCCAAGGTCCGGGTCTCCCTGGACGGCACGGGCGCGGTCACCCAGCTCACCTACGCCACCCGCACCCTCGCCGCCGTCGGCACGAAGCCGGTGGTGGACCTCCAGGAGGGCTACCGCAAGTGCGCCGAGGTCCTGGGCGCCAACTCGCTCGGTTCGGTGGAGTACACCTACGCGAACAACATGCTCGGCACCGGCACCACGCACCTGGAGCCGTACTTCCGCTGCCAGGGCGCGGACACCGCCGAGTCGTCGCCGGTGATCTACCTGCCCGCCCTCGTCGGCAGCACCGCCCCGCCGCTCGACCCGTCCGTGCCGCCCCGCTCGGCCACCCGTTCCGACGTGGGCGCGCAGTGGACCACCCGGATCGACGTCGGCAGCTCGGGCACCGGGACGTGCCAGGGCCTGCCGAACGTCCCGGCCGACGTCAACGGCTTCAACAGCCGGTTCACCAGCGCCGGCATCCCGGTGCAGCACAGCTGGACCGGCGGGAACACGTGGGAGCAGGACTTCAAGGACCCGGCGTTCCCCGGCGGCCAGGACCACCTGTACGCCGACGACGTCGACCTGAACTACCACCGCGGGCTGGGCGGCGCGTTCGGCCTGTCGTTCGCCGGGTGCAGCGCCGTCAACGACAGCACGCTGCGCAACACCGAGGCGCGCTGGGGCAACCGGGACGCCGAGTGGATGAGCCTGCACACGCCGAACCTCCTCCAGCCGACCGCGAGCGGCCAGGCGTGGTGGCAGCGGTGGGGCCAGGCGTTCCGGGGGCTGCACCAGATCAACAGCTTCGAGACCAGCGTGGTGCAGTGCGGCGCGTTCGGCACCAGGTACGCCAACTACCTGCTGACCAACAAGCTGAAGGTGCGCGTGGCGTGGTCCCGCGCGGCGATCGACACCCAGCCGTCGTGGGTGCGGTGGGCGACCATGGGTCCGATCGGCAACTCGTGGATCGCCAACTTCGACGACCACTTCTGGGGCATGGGTCCGGTCGGGCCGGACACGCTGCCCACGGTGGGGTACTGGAAGATCTCCGGCGCCAGCTGA
- a CDS encoding outer membrane lipoprotein carrier protein LolA, producing MNRRRVTVAAAAVGVIAGATGLGVLAMPAGAGPAPVLPDVTAEALVESVLNAKPAAFGGSVAVNNDLGIPAIAGVPQLSDGPSTLRMWTDGQGKLRVQLPAGDSERTLVDDGETAWLWDSAEQTVRKMPHGSFEQEGRKPGLGVDQDAAPTDPVTLSRQVVAAIQEFSDVTVDGTARVANRPVYELVLTPKPTEKTVLREVRVAVDAELRAPLRVAVLTNGTDAPAVQVGFSELNVGPQDASLFTFTPPAGAEVVVPDLDEPSAERKAAAEQAFSEANPQVIGEGWDVVLAARVPGNALGDLMRQQPERGERGGERPEFGQQDVRGLLQQLGKQVSGDWGSGTLITTRVGGLLIADDGRVAAGAVPEQVLVDAIGQVK from the coding sequence ATGAACCGCAGAAGGGTGACCGTCGCGGCGGCGGCGGTCGGCGTGATCGCCGGCGCGACCGGGCTCGGGGTGCTCGCGATGCCCGCCGGCGCCGGGCCCGCGCCGGTGCTGCCGGACGTCACCGCCGAGGCGCTGGTGGAGTCCGTGCTGAACGCGAAGCCGGCCGCGTTCGGCGGTTCGGTCGCGGTGAACAACGACCTGGGCATCCCGGCGATCGCCGGCGTGCCGCAGCTGTCGGACGGTCCGAGCACGCTGCGGATGTGGACCGACGGCCAGGGCAAGCTGCGGGTCCAGCTGCCCGCCGGCGACTCCGAGCGCACGCTCGTCGACGACGGCGAGACGGCGTGGCTGTGGGACTCGGCCGAGCAGACCGTGCGGAAGATGCCGCACGGCTCGTTCGAGCAGGAGGGGCGCAAGCCGGGGCTGGGCGTGGACCAGGACGCCGCGCCGACCGACCCGGTGACGCTGTCGCGGCAGGTGGTGGCCGCGATCCAGGAGTTCAGCGACGTCACCGTCGACGGCACCGCGCGGGTGGCCAACCGGCCGGTGTACGAGCTGGTGCTGACCCCGAAGCCGACCGAGAAGACGGTGCTGCGCGAGGTGCGCGTCGCGGTCGACGCGGAGCTGCGGGCGCCGCTGCGGGTGGCCGTGCTGACCAACGGCACGGACGCGCCCGCCGTGCAGGTCGGGTTTTCCGAGCTGAACGTGGGCCCGCAGGACGCGTCGCTGTTCACCTTCACCCCGCCCGCCGGGGCCGAGGTGGTCGTGCCGGACCTGGACGAGCCGTCGGCGGAGCGGAAGGCCGCCGCCGAGCAGGCGTTCAGCGAGGCGAACCCCCAGGTCATCGGCGAGGGCTGGGACGTCGTGCTGGCGGCGCGCGTGCCGGGCAACGCGCTGGGCGACCTGATGCGGCAGCAGCCGGAGCGGGGCGAGCGCGGCGGTGAGCGGCCGGAGTTCGGTCAGCAGGACGTGCGGGGCCTGCTCCAGCAGCTGGGCAAGCAGGTCAGCGGCGACTGGGGCTCGGGCACGCTCATCACGACCCGGGTCGGCGGCCTGCTGATCGCCGACGACGGCCGGGTGGCCGCGGGCGCGGTGCCGGAGCAGGTGCTGGTGGACGCGATCGGCCAGGTCAAGTGA
- a CDS encoding NUDIX domain-containing protein, translating to MPELRTTTLVDAPLRTVAAALLDARLLARAVRGLGVRISGVGPVLFAGASLAGSVGPVTGRLVVTRADTTGVSAELVGGPLPRFTLVTDLLHTGGGTMVVDSVEWTSPGGPFGRLADVVVGRGLALKVLEARAAAVSARSVELLHARVVVGAAIIRDGRLLAQQRSYPPEAAGKWELPGGRVEPGEADHAAVVRECAEELAVTVTPGAQLGPDIPLRPDLLLRVYLADLATGAPTPVEHRALRWLTADTLTTVDWLPADRVLLPTLHPLLT from the coding sequence GTGCCCGAGCTGAGAACCACCACCCTGGTCGACGCGCCGCTGCGGACCGTCGCCGCCGCGTTGCTGGACGCCCGACTGCTGGCGCGGGCCGTGCGGGGGCTGGGCGTGCGGATCTCCGGTGTCGGGCCGGTGCTGTTCGCGGGCGCGTCGCTGGCGGGGTCCGTCGGGCCGGTGACCGGGCGGCTGGTCGTGACGCGGGCCGACACCACCGGTGTGTCGGCGGAGCTGGTCGGCGGGCCGCTGCCGCGGTTCACGCTGGTCACGGACCTGCTGCACACCGGCGGCGGCACGATGGTGGTCGACTCGGTGGAGTGGACCAGCCCCGGCGGGCCGTTCGGCCGCCTCGCCGACGTCGTCGTGGGCCGCGGCCTGGCCCTGAAGGTGCTGGAAGCCCGTGCTGCCGCCGTTTCGGCTCGGAGCGTCGAACTCCTGCACGCGCGCGTAGTAGTAGGGGCCGCGATCATCCGCGATGGCCGACTCCTGGCCCAACAGCGCTCCTACCCGCCGGAAGCCGCCGGCAAGTGGGAACTGCCCGGCGGCCGGGTGGAACCGGGCGAAGCGGACCACGCCGCCGTCGTCCGCGAGTGCGCCGAGGAGCTGGCCGTCACCGTCACCCCGGGCGCCCAGCTGGGCCCGGACATCCCCCTGCGCCCCGACCTGCTGCTGCGCGTCTACCTCGCCGACCTCGCCACCGGCGCCCCGACCCCCGTCGAGCACCGCGCCCTGCGCTGGCTGACCGCCGACACCCTGACCACCGTCGACTGGCTCCCCGCCGACCGCGTCCTCCTCCCCACCCTCCACCCCCTCCTCACCTAA
- the typA gene encoding translational GTPase TypA, with amino-acid sequence MPTATASIKETLVRNDLRNVAIVAHVDHGKTTLVDAMLRQSGAFSERAELVDRVMDSGELEREKGITILAKNTAVRRHTPDGPVTINVVDTPGHADFGGEVERGLSMVDGVVLLVDASEGPLPQTRFVLRKTLAAGLPVILVVNKVDRPDARISEVVEEAHDLLLDLATEVGADDSVLDLPVVYASARAGRASLNQPEDGGLPDEENLDVLFEVLFKHVPAPMGDADAPLRALVTNLDASSFLGRIALCRIEAGRVRKGETVAWCREDGSIHKVRITELLITEALDRVPAEQARAGDLVAIAGIPEITIGDTLADVDNPEPLPRITVDEPAISMTIGVNTSPLAGRNGGTKLTARVLKARLDSELVGNVSVRVLPTERPDTWEVQGRGELALAILVEQMKREGFELTVGKPQVVTKTVDGKLHEPFERLTIDAPEEHLGAITQLLANRKGRMENMSGHGSGRIKLDYVVPSRGLIGFRTEFLTETRGTGIANAVSEGYGPWAGEIRTRHNGSLVADRSGQITAYAMIQLADRGTFFVEPGAEAYEGMVVGENPRAEDLDVNVCREKKLTNMRTSTADVMETLARPRKLSLEEALEFCAADECVEVAPEVVRVRKVTLDANQRGRERNRNKLRG; translated from the coding sequence GTGCCCACGGCCACCGCGTCGATCAAGGAAACGCTGGTCCGCAACGACCTGCGCAACGTCGCGATCGTCGCGCACGTTGACCACGGCAAGACCACTCTCGTCGACGCCATGCTCCGCCAGTCCGGCGCCTTCTCCGAGCGAGCCGAGCTCGTCGACCGGGTCATGGACTCGGGCGAGCTGGAGCGCGAGAAGGGCATCACGATCCTCGCGAAGAACACCGCGGTCCGCCGGCACACGCCGGACGGCCCGGTGACCATCAACGTGGTGGACACCCCCGGCCACGCCGACTTCGGCGGCGAGGTCGAGCGCGGCCTGTCCATGGTCGACGGCGTCGTGCTGCTGGTGGACGCCTCCGAGGGCCCGCTGCCGCAGACCCGGTTCGTGCTGCGCAAGACGCTGGCCGCCGGCCTGCCGGTGATCCTGGTGGTGAACAAGGTCGACCGCCCCGACGCCCGGATCTCCGAGGTCGTCGAGGAGGCCCACGACCTGCTGCTCGACCTGGCGACCGAGGTCGGCGCCGACGACTCGGTGCTCGACCTGCCGGTCGTCTACGCCTCGGCCCGCGCCGGCCGGGCGTCGCTGAACCAGCCCGAGGACGGCGGCCTGCCCGACGAGGAGAACCTGGACGTCCTCTTCGAGGTCCTGTTCAAGCACGTCCCGGCCCCGATGGGCGACGCGGACGCGCCGCTGCGCGCGCTGGTGACCAACCTCGACGCGTCGTCGTTCCTCGGCCGCATCGCGCTGTGCCGCATCGAGGCCGGCCGCGTCCGCAAGGGCGAGACGGTGGCCTGGTGCCGCGAGGACGGCTCGATCCACAAGGTCCGCATCACCGAGCTGCTGATCACCGAAGCGCTCGACCGCGTGCCCGCCGAGCAGGCGCGGGCCGGTGACCTGGTCGCCATCGCGGGCATCCCGGAGATCACCATCGGCGACACGCTCGCCGACGTGGACAACCCCGAGCCGCTGCCGCGGATCACCGTGGACGAGCCCGCGATCTCGATGACGATCGGCGTCAACACCTCGCCGCTGGCCGGCCGCAACGGCGGCACCAAGCTGACCGCGCGGGTGCTCAAGGCCCGGTTGGACTCGGAGCTGGTCGGCAACGTCTCGGTGCGCGTGCTGCCCACCGAGCGCCCCGACACCTGGGAGGTGCAGGGCCGCGGTGAGCTGGCGCTGGCCATCCTGGTCGAGCAGATGAAGCGCGAGGGCTTCGAGCTGACCGTCGGCAAGCCGCAGGTCGTCACCAAGACGGTCGACGGCAAGCTGCACGAGCCGTTCGAGCGGCTGACGATCGACGCGCCGGAGGAGCACCTGGGCGCCATCACCCAGCTGCTGGCCAACCGCAAGGGCCGGATGGAGAACATGTCCGGCCACGGCTCCGGCCGGATCAAGCTGGACTACGTCGTGCCGTCGCGCGGCCTGATCGGCTTCCGCACCGAGTTCCTGACCGAGACCCGCGGCACCGGCATCGCCAACGCGGTGTCCGAGGGCTACGGCCCGTGGGCCGGCGAGATCCGGACCAGGCACAACGGCTCGCTGGTCGCCGACCGGTCCGGTCAGATCACCGCGTACGCGATGATCCAGCTGGCCGACCGCGGCACGTTCTTCGTCGAGCCGGGCGCCGAGGCGTACGAGGGCATGGTCGTCGGCGAGAACCCGCGCGCCGAGGACCTGGACGTCAACGTCTGCCGCGAGAAGAAGCTGACGAACATGCGCACGTCGACCGCCGACGTGATGGAGACGCTGGCCCGGCCGCGGAAGCTGTCGCTGGAGGAGGCGCTGGAGTTCTGCGCCGCCGACGAGTGCGTCGAGGTCGCGCCGGAGGTCGTCCGGGTCCGCAAGGTGACCCTGGACGCCAACCAGCGCGGTCGCGAGCGCAACCGCAACAAGCTGCGGGGCTGA
- a CDS encoding response regulator transcription factor: MLWGVRPRVLVVDDEIGVRRALERGLSAEGMEVVTAADGPNALRVALTGAFDVVLLDIMLPGLSGYRVLQRMRAEGVRTPVLMVSAKDGEVDQADGLDLGADGYLVKPFSFVVLVAQVRALLRRNSADLARRRLKLGELVVDRALREVSWAGEPVSLSPREYAVLDVLASRAGSVVTKDELLRAVWGDEQAATRNAVEVYVGYLRRKLDATGAGEVVRTVRGHGYLASTPDLDAALGAAGTRRR; encoded by the coding sequence ATGCTGTGGGGCGTGAGACCACGGGTGCTGGTTGTGGACGACGAGATCGGCGTGCGGCGCGCGTTGGAGCGCGGCCTGTCCGCGGAGGGCATGGAGGTGGTCACCGCCGCCGACGGCCCCAACGCCCTGCGGGTGGCGTTGACCGGCGCGTTCGACGTGGTGCTGCTGGACATCATGCTGCCCGGCCTGTCCGGCTACCGGGTGCTGCAGCGGATGCGCGCCGAGGGCGTGCGCACGCCGGTGCTGATGGTCTCGGCCAAGGACGGCGAGGTCGACCAGGCCGACGGCCTCGACCTCGGCGCGGACGGCTACCTGGTCAAGCCGTTCTCGTTCGTGGTGCTGGTGGCGCAGGTGCGGGCGCTGCTGCGGCGCAACTCCGCCGACCTGGCGCGGCGGCGGCTCAAGCTGGGCGAGCTGGTGGTGGACCGCGCGCTGCGCGAGGTGAGCTGGGCCGGCGAGCCGGTGTCGCTGTCGCCGCGCGAGTACGCGGTGCTGGACGTGCTGGCCAGCCGGGCCGGGTCGGTGGTGACCAAGGACGAGCTGCTGCGCGCGGTGTGGGGCGACGAGCAGGCGGCGACCCGCAACGCGGTGGAGGTCTACGTCGGCTACCTGCGGCGCAAGCTGGACGCGACGGGCGCGGGCGAGGTCGTGCGGACCGTGCGCGGCCACGGCTACCTGGCGTCCACGCCCGACCTGGACGCGGCGCTGGGTGCGGCGGGGACCAGGCGCAGGTGA